One Oryza brachyantha chromosome 3, ObraRS2, whole genome shotgun sequence DNA segment encodes these proteins:
- the LOC102715189 gene encoding mitochondrial fission 1 protein A-like has translation MDSHVGKFFDSVGSIFRGGDTLPWCDRDIIAGCENEVAEAANEEQKNESLMRLSWALVHSRQPEDVNRGIGMLQASLDRSTSPLQTREKLYLLAVGHYRTGDYTRSRQLLERCLEIQPDWRQALTLQRLVEDKTRRDGMIGMAIITGAFGLVGLVAGGIIAAASSSSSSSSSRKK, from the exons ATGGATTCGCACGTAGGCAAGTTCTTCGATTCGGTGGGCTCGAtcttccgcggcggcgacacccTCCCCTGGTGCGACCGCGACATCATCGCC GGCTGCGAGAATGAGGTTGCAGAGGCTGCGAATGAAGAACAGAAGAACGAGAGTCTCATGAGGCTTTCGTGGGCACTTGTTCACTCCAGACAGCCTGAGGATGTGAACCGTGGCATTGGAATGCTTCAAG CTTCTTTGGACAGGTCTACCAGTCCACTGCAAACAAGGGAGAAGCTCTACTTATTGGCTGTTGGACACTACAGAACTGGTGATTACACAAGGAGTCGACAGCTTTTGGAAAGATGCTTAGAG ATTCAACCTGACTGGAGGCAAGCTCTCACTTTACAAAGGCTTGTTGAGGACAAAACCAGAAGAG ATGGTATGATTGGCATGGCTATTATTACTGGAGCCTTTGGACTTGTGGGGCTTGTTGCTGGGGGAATCATCGCTGCTGCTTCATCAtcgtcatcttcatcttcttccagGAAGAAATGA
- the LOC102703296 gene encoding haloacid dehalogenase-like hydrolase domain-containing protein 3 isoform X1, translated as MAVAALRSPVAMTRRARQGGGLLRWLGTAAEAEREGGATWELSAAREYYDYRKSIYGDVTHRALLVDAVGTLVVPAQPTAQVYKSIGEKYGVKYSEDEILARYRRAYEQPWGRSRLRYVDDGRPFWQHIVTSSTGCSDLQYFEELYRYYMTEKAWKLCDPDAESVFQALRKSGVKTAVVSNFDTRLRPLLHALKCDHWFDVVAVSAEVAAEKPNPTIFLKACELLGVKPEEAVHVGDDRRNDLWGARDAGFDASLWGSDLHSFNEVAERIGVEVAK; from the exons ATGGCGGTGGCAGCGCTGCGCTCCCCGGTGGCCATGACTAGGAGGGCGCGCCAGGGCGGCGGCCTGCTGCGGTGGCtagggacggcggcggaggccgagAGGGAGGGCGGGGCGACGTGGGAGCtctcggcggcgcgggagtACTACGACTACCGCAAGTCCATCTACGGCGACGTCACCCACCGCGCCCTCCTCGTCGATGCCGTCGGCACCCTCGTCGTCCCCGCGCAGCCCACCGCCCAG GTTTATAAGAGCATTGGTGAGAAGTATGGAGTGAAGTACTCTGAAGATGAGATCCTAGCGAGATACCGGCGGGCGTATGAGCAACCCTGGGGCAGATCGCGGCTCAG GTACGTGGATGATGGTAGGCCCTTTTGGCAACACATTGTCACTTCTTCTACAGGCTGTTCAGATTTGCAGTACTTTGAGGAACTATATCGGTACTATATGACAGAGAAG GCTTGGAAGCTTTGTGATCCTGATGCTGAAAGTGTATTTCAAGCTTTAAGAAAGTCAGGTGTTAAAACTGCTGTAGTCTCCAATTTTGATACCCGCTTACGGCCTCTGTTACATGCTCTGAAGTGTGATCACTGGTTTGATGTGGTTGCTGTCTCTGCAGAG GTTGCAGCAGAAAAACCAAACCcaacaatatttttgaagGCGTGTGAGCTTTTAGGTGTCAAACCGGAAGAAGCCGTTCATGTTGGTGATGATCGCAGAAATGATTTATGGGGAGCTAGAGATGCAGGCTTTGATGCCTCGCTCTGGGGAAGTGATCTTCACTCTTTCAATGAG GTTGCAGAGAGGATCGGAGTTGAGGTGGCGAAGTGA
- the LOC102703296 gene encoding haloacid dehalogenase-like hydrolase domain-containing protein 3 isoform X2, with protein MAVAALRSPVAMTRRARQGGGLLRWLGTAAEAEREGGATWELSAAREYYDYRKSIYGDVTHRALLVDAVGTLVVPAQPTAQVYKSIGEKYGVKYSEDEILARYRRAYEQPWGRSRLRYVDDGRPFWQHIVTSSTGCSDLQYFEELYRYYMTEKAWKLCDPDAESVFQALRKSGVKTAVVSNFDTRLRPLLHALKCDHWFDVVAVSAEVAAEKPNPTIFLKACELLGVKPEEAVHVGDDRRNDLWGARDAGFDASLWGSDLHSFNECTLI; from the exons ATGGCGGTGGCAGCGCTGCGCTCCCCGGTGGCCATGACTAGGAGGGCGCGCCAGGGCGGCGGCCTGCTGCGGTGGCtagggacggcggcggaggccgagAGGGAGGGCGGGGCGACGTGGGAGCtctcggcggcgcgggagtACTACGACTACCGCAAGTCCATCTACGGCGACGTCACCCACCGCGCCCTCCTCGTCGATGCCGTCGGCACCCTCGTCGTCCCCGCGCAGCCCACCGCCCAG GTTTATAAGAGCATTGGTGAGAAGTATGGAGTGAAGTACTCTGAAGATGAGATCCTAGCGAGATACCGGCGGGCGTATGAGCAACCCTGGGGCAGATCGCGGCTCAG GTACGTGGATGATGGTAGGCCCTTTTGGCAACACATTGTCACTTCTTCTACAGGCTGTTCAGATTTGCAGTACTTTGAGGAACTATATCGGTACTATATGACAGAGAAG GCTTGGAAGCTTTGTGATCCTGATGCTGAAAGTGTATTTCAAGCTTTAAGAAAGTCAGGTGTTAAAACTGCTGTAGTCTCCAATTTTGATACCCGCTTACGGCCTCTGTTACATGCTCTGAAGTGTGATCACTGGTTTGATGTGGTTGCTGTCTCTGCAGAG GTTGCAGCAGAAAAACCAAACCcaacaatatttttgaagGCGTGTGAGCTTTTAGGTGTCAAACCGGAAGAAGCCGTTCATGTTGGTGATGATCGCAGAAATGATTTATGGGGAGCTAGAGATGCAGGCTTTGATGCCTCGCTCTGGGGAAGTGATCTTCACTCTTTCAATGAG TGTACTCTCATCTAA
- the LOC102703296 gene encoding haloacid dehalogenase-like hydrolase domain-containing protein 3 isoform X3, whose translation MAVAALRSPVAMTRRARQGGGLLRWLGTAAEAEREGGATWELSAAREYYDYRKSIYGDVTHRALLVDAVGTLVVPAQPTAQVYKSIGEKYGVKYSEDEILARYRRAYEQPWGRSRLRYVDDGRPFWQHIVTSSTGCSDLQYFEELYRYYMTEKAWKLCDPDAESVFQALRKSGVKTAVVSNFDTRLRPLLHALKCDHWFDVVAVSAEVAAEKPNPTIFLKACELLGVKPEEAVHVGDDRRNDLWGARDAGFDASLWGSDLHSFNEVQ comes from the exons ATGGCGGTGGCAGCGCTGCGCTCCCCGGTGGCCATGACTAGGAGGGCGCGCCAGGGCGGCGGCCTGCTGCGGTGGCtagggacggcggcggaggccgagAGGGAGGGCGGGGCGACGTGGGAGCtctcggcggcgcgggagtACTACGACTACCGCAAGTCCATCTACGGCGACGTCACCCACCGCGCCCTCCTCGTCGATGCCGTCGGCACCCTCGTCGTCCCCGCGCAGCCCACCGCCCAG GTTTATAAGAGCATTGGTGAGAAGTATGGAGTGAAGTACTCTGAAGATGAGATCCTAGCGAGATACCGGCGGGCGTATGAGCAACCCTGGGGCAGATCGCGGCTCAG GTACGTGGATGATGGTAGGCCCTTTTGGCAACACATTGTCACTTCTTCTACAGGCTGTTCAGATTTGCAGTACTTTGAGGAACTATATCGGTACTATATGACAGAGAAG GCTTGGAAGCTTTGTGATCCTGATGCTGAAAGTGTATTTCAAGCTTTAAGAAAGTCAGGTGTTAAAACTGCTGTAGTCTCCAATTTTGATACCCGCTTACGGCCTCTGTTACATGCTCTGAAGTGTGATCACTGGTTTGATGTGGTTGCTGTCTCTGCAGAG GTTGCAGCAGAAAAACCAAACCcaacaatatttttgaagGCGTGTGAGCTTTTAGGTGTCAAACCGGAAGAAGCCGTTCATGTTGGTGATGATCGCAGAAATGATTTATGGGGAGCTAGAGATGCAGGCTTTGATGCCTCGCTCTGGGGAAGTGATCTTCACTCTTTCAATGAG GTACAATAA
- the LOC121053944 gene encoding uncharacterized protein LOC121053944 — MEDGGCRRRRRWCGSSSSSLVQRMVVACFGVSGSSVRWRRGRRTARLVLWGGEARVARHGKLAGQVMLDFTDSVVCRADGFCIGRPAPVLAIEDRLVAGRTYLVLPVDRLPQGYDAVTAASLAALSYDRGAGAAASIAGGAKSPFEYVKGDDGRTVIKVTPEFIVRAITSARPTYDDDDDGEGAGGTAGAGALCSTPELRKHYEQLVGAARSRAWSPRLETIKERKGGRRTVAAAVSPGRLSPVAARLLGLDRGAS; from the coding sequence ATGGAAGATGGtggttgccggcggcggcggcggtggtgtgggtcgtcgtcgtcgtcgttggtGCAGAGGATGGTGGTGGCGTGCTTCGGGGTGTCGGGCTCGTCcgtgcggtggcggcgggggcggaggacggcgaggctGGTGCTGTGGGGAGGCGAGGCGCGGGTGGCGAGGCACGGGAAGCTGGCCGGGCAGGTCATGCTCGACTTCACGGACAGCGTCGTGTGCCGCGCCGACGGGTTCTGCATCGGCCGCCCGGCGCCGGTGCTCGCCATCGAGgaccgcctcgtcgccgggaGGACGTACCTCGTGCTCCCCGTCGACCGCCTGCCCCAGGGCTACGACGCCGTCACGGCCGCCTCGCTAGCCGCGCTGTCCTACGACAGGggggccggcgcggcggcgtccatcgccggcggcgccaagAGCCCGTTCGAGTACGTCAAGGGCGACGACGGACGGACGGTCATCAAGGTCACCCCGGAGTTCATCGTGAGGGCCATCACCTCCGCGAGACCAAcctacgacgacgacgacgacggggagggcgccggcggcaccgCCGGGGCCGGGGCGCTGTGCAGCACGCCGGAGCTGAGGAAGCACTACGAGCAGCTGGTGGGCGCAGCGAGGAGCCGGGCGTGGTCGCCGCGGCTGGAGACGATCAAGGAGCGCAAGGGCGGCAGGAGgaccgtcgcggcggcggtgagccCCGGGCGGCtgtcgccggtggcggcgaggctcCTCGGCCTGGACCGAGGAGCAAGCTGA
- the LOC121053963 gene encoding uncharacterized protein LOC121053963, with product MAAPASSSTAAAASAARSVCVVVLLLLVVPAALLPAAAPDVAVRAVAAQAPEPEGDQQAAAATIDAAGGGGGGSNGTRARGDRDRDRGGGRSKLASSIDCQICEATCRVKCLINNLFQWGGCYQRCKADNCNDWCSGR from the coding sequence atggcggcgccggcatcaTCGTCGACGGctgccgcggcttcggccgcCAGATCCGTCTGCGTcgtcgtgctgctgctgctggtggtgccGGCAGCGCtcctgccggcggcggcgcccgacgtcgccgtgcgggcggtggcggcgcaggcgccggAGCCCGAGGGCGATCAgcaggccgccgcggcgacgatagacgcggccggcggtggcggcggcggcagcaacgGCACCCGCGCGAGAGGCGACCGTGACcgcgaccgcggcggcgggcggagcaAGCTGGCGAGCAGCATCGACTGCCAGATCTGCGAGGCGACGTGCCGGGTGAAGTGCCTGATCAACAACCTCTTCCAGTGGGGCGGCTGCTACCAGCGCTGCAAGGCCGACAACTGCAACGACTGGTGCTCCGGCAGGTAG